A genomic segment from Gossypium hirsutum isolate 1008001.06 chromosome D04, Gossypium_hirsutum_v2.1, whole genome shotgun sequence encodes:
- the LOC121216120 gene encoding uncharacterized protein, protein MDEGQSSMMEAQLANLTTMVNNRLPSHTVANPRDNVSAITLRSRKELRSTLKKIQNSEEEDETEVKKVRFSDIEEENLALPKADLQPSQATPKEVPFPQRLRKEKSDDVNAEILETFQKVQVNVPLIDAIKQVPRYAKFLKELCTSKRKLSGNEISSLCENVSAVFRKKLPTKCKDPGIFSIPCKIGDLKLDRAMLDLGASINVMPRSIYDKVQLGALKDTGLIIQLADRSNAYPDGVLEDVLVQVNELVFPVDFYVLDMGPNDNSIDVPLLLGRPFLKTARTKIDVHKGNLTMGFDGEIIKFNIFDPIRYPTDINPVFTIDVIDNFV, encoded by the exons ATGGATGAAGGCCAGTCGAGCATGATGGAGGCTCAATTAGCTAATTTAACGACTATG GTAAATAACCGGTTACCGTCACATACTGTGGCAAATCCGAGGGATAATGTCAGTGCTATAACCTTGCGAAGTAGGAAGGAGTTGAGATCGACACTAAAAAAGATCCAAAACAGTGAAGAGGAAGACGAAACTGAGGTAAAAAAGGTCCGATTTAGTGATATTGAAGAGGAAAATTTAGCCTTGCCAAAGGCTGATTTACAACCGTCGCAAGCAACTCCAAAGGAA GTGCCATTTCCACAGCGTTTGAGGAAGGAAAAGTCAGACGATGTCAATGCCGAAATTCTAGAGACTTTCCAGAAGGTACAAGTTAATGTTCCATTGATTGATGCAATTAAACAAGTGCCTAGATATGCtaagtttttaaaagaattatgcaCATCTAAAAGGAAATTAAGTGGAAATGAAATAAGTAGCTTATGCGAAAATGTATCTGCGGTATTTCGAAAGAAACTCCCAACTAAATGCAAAGATCCGGGAATATTTTCGATACCTTGTAAGATAGGAGACCTTAAACTTGATAGAGCTATGCTTGATTTAGGAGCTTCTATAAATGTCATGCCTAGGAGTATCTACGATAAAGTTCAATTAGGTGCATTAAAAGACACGGGACTAATAATTCAACTTGCAGATAGAAGTAATGCCTACCCTGATGGCGTTTTAGAAGATGTTTTAGTGCAAGTAAATGAGTTAGTCTTTCcagttgatttttatgttttagacaTGGGACCTAATGATAATTCGATTGATGTACCCTTACTCTTAGGAAGACCTTTTCTCAAGACAGCTAGAACGAAAATTGATGTGCATAAAGGGAATTTAACTATGGGATTTGATggagagataattaaatttaatatatttgatcCTATTAGATATCCCACTGATATTAATCCTGTATTTACTATTGATGTAATTGACAATTTTGTTTAA